Proteins co-encoded in one Sphingobium sp. JS3065 genomic window:
- a CDS encoding NADPH-dependent FMN reductase, giving the protein MASVHIVAIGGTLRETSTTARVLTEALAIAERRGARTTLFTGPAIAFPHYEHGVNQSHAGVARYLAALREADALIVGSPGYHGSISGLVKNALDYAEDMSSDERPYFDGMPVGLVATAAGWQAASSTLHTLRTITHALRGWPTPLGIAANTADPGDVVTQCRKNLEIVVDQIFRCLRADETNI; this is encoded by the coding sequence ATGGCATCTGTTCATATCGTCGCGATCGGCGGCACGCTGCGTGAAACATCCACCACGGCGCGCGTGCTTACCGAAGCACTTGCGATTGCGGAACGGCGCGGGGCGCGTACGACGCTGTTCACAGGGCCGGCGATCGCGTTTCCGCACTATGAGCACGGCGTCAATCAGTCTCATGCCGGGGTAGCGCGCTATTTGGCGGCGCTTCGGGAAGCGGATGCCTTGATCGTCGGCTCGCCGGGCTATCACGGCTCGATCTCCGGCCTCGTCAAAAACGCACTGGACTATGCCGAAGATATGAGCAGCGACGAGCGCCCATATTTCGACGGCATGCCCGTCGGGCTCGTCGCCACGGCAGCCGGGTGGCAGGCGGCAAGCTCGACGTTACACACGCTCCGCACGATCACTCACGCCCTGCGAGGTTGGCCAACGCCGTTGGGCATCGCGGCGAACACGGCTGACCCGGGCGATGTGGTGACGCAGTGCCGCAAAAATCTTGAGATCGTCGTCGACCAGATTTTTCGCTGCCTGCGCGCGGATGAAACCAACATTTGA
- a CDS encoding TonB-dependent receptor has product MPHFREALLSSTLLGGALAVGVAGALAAPTAAAAQTRTETAAPSTPVSADDIIVTARKRNEQSIDVPITIRAVGSEELARRNIVDLRDVAASTPNLNVSPNAGSFGGSVALRGVGSGASGSSVVDQAVALVIDGVTATNGGAFRFAQFDLQQIEILNGPQSLYYGKNSTAGLISITSAEPTDTLRAMARIGYEFEGDRLLTEGFISGPLTDTLSARLALYRTHSQGYFVNTLPPGTVHPTYGVLRGPEYMRVPYGTDLAGRLSLKFEPNERLTIRFKGTAGQQTGSPAGFESQLFYCPRGTPQSRGTVAGVGDCVLDKRVVPYANPLTASAGLAQLGDGTPRLKLNQYLASLAVDYDLSGGLTLNSVTGLYKFRHREVTNAGYTTAGIVSNYTEMDKVDYSQEVRLSSDFDTPLNFMVGGFISTGSFDAFAPATLDIAGNGAPPPSNNGRWSVDTDVWSVFGQLTWQIADQFELSGGARYTNERKSATLTSSLTGPITLSRPSRTFKSVSPEATFSYKPNADTNIYVSYRTGIKSGNFNVGSFISQPTTQDYTFGDEKARGFEGGIKARLAPGLRTDLNLYSYKYTDLQVASFDPLTGITRLQNAASSTVKGVALTVNYAPPAVPGLSFMGAVNYNEARYSNYVGPCYTGQTVAQGCNRTLNAAGTAYLQQDYAGKPLVKAPDWTGSFQVAYDQNVGSGLKIGVSGGGNYSSSYYPIAEQPIQSLQRAYWLFDANLRIGAQNERWELALVGRNLTDKLRIQQAVGATLTPIVAANTGSLTLPGNMSDFAGFSNRPRTIELRLTVKY; this is encoded by the coding sequence TTGCCGCATTTTCGTGAAGCGCTTTTGAGCTCGACATTGCTAGGCGGTGCATTGGCTGTGGGCGTAGCAGGCGCGCTCGCCGCTCCGACCGCAGCGGCAGCGCAAACCCGTACGGAGACGGCTGCTCCGTCGACGCCGGTGTCTGCTGACGACATCATCGTTACCGCTCGCAAGCGCAACGAGCAGAGCATCGACGTGCCGATCACCATCCGAGCGGTCGGGTCAGAAGAGCTGGCACGACGCAACATTGTCGATCTGCGCGACGTCGCTGCCAGCACGCCCAACCTCAATGTATCGCCCAATGCCGGCTCGTTTGGCGGCAGCGTGGCGCTGCGCGGGGTCGGTTCGGGCGCTTCAGGTAGCTCGGTCGTCGATCAGGCCGTTGCGCTGGTGATTGATGGGGTGACCGCCACGAACGGCGGCGCGTTTCGCTTCGCGCAGTTCGACTTGCAGCAGATCGAAATTCTCAATGGACCGCAGTCGTTGTACTACGGCAAGAATTCGACCGCCGGCCTAATTTCGATCACCTCCGCCGAACCCACCGATACGCTTCGCGCGATGGCTCGCATCGGCTACGAGTTTGAAGGCGACCGGTTGCTGACCGAAGGGTTTATCTCTGGTCCGTTGACGGACACGCTGTCGGCACGCCTGGCACTCTACCGCACGCATAGCCAAGGTTATTTCGTTAACACGTTGCCGCCGGGGACGGTCCACCCGACCTACGGTGTTCTGCGTGGTCCCGAATATATGCGCGTTCCGTACGGCACGGATCTCGCTGGCCGCCTCTCGCTGAAGTTCGAGCCGAATGAGCGGCTGACGATCCGGTTCAAGGGTACGGCCGGGCAGCAGACCGGCAGCCCAGCAGGCTTCGAATCTCAACTTTTTTACTGCCCCCGCGGCACGCCCCAATCACGTGGCACCGTTGCCGGCGTCGGCGACTGTGTGTTGGACAAGCGTGTCGTTCCCTACGCTAACCCGTTAACTGCATCCGCTGGCCTTGCTCAATTGGGCGACGGCACGCCACGGTTGAAGCTCAATCAATATCTGGCGTCGCTCGCCGTCGATTATGACTTGTCCGGCGGACTGACTTTGAATTCCGTGACCGGGCTTTACAAGTTCCGCCACCGCGAAGTCACCAACGCAGGTTACACGACCGCCGGGATCGTCAGCAATTACACCGAGATGGACAAGGTCGATTATTCGCAGGAGGTTCGCCTCTCCAGCGATTTCGATACCCCGCTTAACTTCATGGTGGGTGGATTCATCAGCACGGGCAGCTTTGATGCCTTTGCACCTGCCACTTTGGACATCGCTGGCAACGGCGCGCCGCCGCCCAGCAACAACGGCCGATGGAGCGTGGATACCGATGTATGGTCGGTCTTTGGTCAGCTGACCTGGCAGATTGCCGATCAGTTCGAGCTGAGCGGTGGTGCGCGCTACACGAACGAACGGAAGTCGGCGACACTGACCTCGAGTCTCACTGGCCCGATCACGCTTTCGCGGCCGTCGCGCACGTTCAAGTCCGTAAGCCCGGAGGCGACGTTCTCGTACAAGCCCAACGCCGATACGAACATCTATGTCAGCTATCGTACGGGCATCAAATCAGGCAACTTCAATGTGGGCTCGTTCATCAGCCAGCCTACGACGCAGGATTACACTTTCGGTGACGAGAAGGCGCGTGGCTTCGAGGGTGGCATCAAGGCCAGGCTCGCCCCAGGTTTGCGCACTGATTTGAACCTGTACAGCTACAAGTATACCGATTTGCAGGTTGCATCGTTCGATCCTCTGACGGGCATTACGCGGTTGCAGAATGCCGCTAGCTCGACGGTCAAGGGTGTTGCGCTGACCGTCAACTACGCTCCGCCCGCGGTGCCGGGCTTGTCGTTCATGGGCGCGGTGAACTACAATGAAGCGCGCTATTCCAATTATGTCGGCCCGTGTTACACTGGCCAGACCGTTGCTCAGGGGTGCAATCGCACGCTTAATGCCGCTGGCACGGCTTATCTGCAACAGGACTATGCTGGCAAACCTCTCGTCAAAGCGCCGGATTGGACCGGCAGCTTCCAAGTGGCATATGACCAGAATGTCGGATCCGGGCTGAAAATTGGTGTGTCCGGCGGCGGCAACTACTCAAGCAGCTATTATCCGATCGCCGAGCAGCCGATCCAGTCGCTTCAACGCGCCTATTGGCTCTTCGACGCCAATCTGCGCATTGGTGCGCAGAACGAGCGCTGGGAGCTGGCGCTGGTAGGCCGCAACCTGACCGACAAGCTCCGTATTCAGCAGGCGGTCGGCGCAACGCTGACGCCGATTGTCGCTGCCAACACGGGCAGCCTGACATTACCGGGGAACATGTCGGATTTCGCGGGCTTCTCCAATCGTCCGCGCACGATAGAATTACGTCTGACGGTCAAATATTAA
- the istA gene encoding IS21 family transposase: MIRLGELMMILELHRQGVSISAIARRTGRDPKTIRKYIERGVEAPVYGPRMLGRPNKLAPYLEFLRERVVAFPDLTAARLTREIRELGYMGAYTAVKRFLAAIRPENGPKPFEVRFETPPGVQAQVDFARFVVEFTDEPGVSRIVWLFSLVLGHSRFLFARYVMHQDLQTLLRCHMQAFEALGGVPIEILYDRMKTAVTGEDDQGHIIYNRSLLALAGHYRFVPRACRPYRAKTKGKVERPFSYIRKDFFLGRSFRNLDDLNVQLIDWLDTVANVRVHGTTQRIIVEAFAAEQPELQLLPAGRFDAVLKLERRVSHDGMVSVGGNYYSVPDRTRRVVEIQQLPDKIRIVDLGQVIAEHPVLEGRRQCRIDPAHRTGGSGAKRRIHGKEVIAIGRIGEHVAVRSLAIYQAIGSQLARGERP, from the coding sequence ATGATCCGACTTGGAGAATTGATGATGATCCTCGAATTACATCGGCAGGGCGTATCGATATCCGCCATTGCCCGACGCACTGGTCGCGATCCCAAGACCATCCGAAAATATATCGAACGGGGTGTCGAGGCCCCGGTTTACGGCCCACGCATGCTGGGTCGACCGAACAAACTGGCACCCTATCTAGAATTTTTGCGTGAGCGAGTGGTGGCCTTTCCCGATCTGACGGCGGCGCGTCTGACGCGGGAAATCCGTGAGCTGGGGTATATGGGCGCCTATACTGCGGTAAAGCGGTTCCTGGCAGCGATTCGACCGGAAAACGGCCCCAAGCCCTTCGAGGTTCGGTTCGAGACGCCGCCTGGCGTGCAGGCACAGGTCGACTTTGCCCGGTTCGTCGTCGAATTTACCGATGAGCCCGGCGTCAGCCGGATCGTCTGGCTATTCAGCTTGGTGCTGGGACATTCGCGCTTCCTGTTTGCACGCTACGTCATGCACCAGGATCTCCAAACTCTGTTGCGCTGTCATATGCAGGCCTTTGAAGCGCTCGGTGGCGTCCCGATCGAAATCCTCTACGATCGCATGAAAACCGCCGTAACCGGCGAAGATGATCAGGGCCATATCATCTACAATCGATCATTGCTGGCCCTGGCGGGGCATTACCGCTTCGTGCCACGCGCCTGCCGTCCCTATCGGGCCAAGACCAAGGGAAAGGTCGAGCGGCCGTTCAGCTATATCCGCAAGGACTTCTTCCTGGGCCGCAGCTTCCGCAATCTGGACGATCTCAATGTCCAGCTAATCGACTGGCTCGATACCGTCGCCAATGTCCGTGTCCACGGGACGACGCAGCGGATTATTGTTGAAGCCTTCGCCGCCGAGCAGCCTGAGTTGCAGCTGCTCCCGGCGGGTCGCTTTGACGCCGTTCTGAAGCTGGAGCGCCGCGTCAGCCATGATGGGATGGTCTCTGTCGGCGGCAATTACTACAGCGTTCCCGATCGCACTCGGCGCGTCGTCGAAATCCAGCAGTTGCCTGACAAGATCAGGATCGTAGACCTGGGCCAGGTCATTGCCGAGCACCCGGTTCTTGAGGGGCGTCGGCAGTGTAGGATCGATCCTGCGCATCGGACAGGCGGCAGCGGCGCCAAGCGCCGTATCCATGGCAAAGAGGTAATCGCCATCGGTCGTATAGGCGAGCATGTCGCTGTGCGCTCCCTGGCCATCTATCAGGCGATCGGCAGCCAACTGGCGCGGGGAGAACGGCCATGA
- a CDS encoding zinc-dependent alcohol dehydrogenase family protein — MLNRCVRVTSSPDGPVLVHGSCTVIDPGPGEIRVRNQASSLNFADLMMMTGQLDPDDEGRIPLADGAGIVDAVGSDVSDWAVGDCVMARFFPAWDGGPHTPARWVTRPGLNVDGHARVFETHPASWFARPPAGYSAAEAATLGCAGLTAWRALFVETHIKPGDWVLTQGSGGVSIFALQFAVACGARVIATSSSNSKAQMLRDLGATHVLNYNAQPDWGAIAYSLADGRGCDAVIDVAGGTELAQSFAAVREAGFIGQIGILGGWSGELSTVPLMQKNARLQGLQVGSLDHIKDMVAGIEATGIRPLIAARYPLDQLSEAITRMLRRDYVGKIVIEI, encoded by the coding sequence ATGTTGAATCGTTGCGTTCGAGTAACCTCGAGTCCTGACGGCCCTGTGCTCGTCCATGGTAGTTGCACGGTAATTGATCCGGGACCCGGCGAAATTAGGGTGCGCAATCAAGCTTCGTCGCTCAACTTCGCTGACCTGATGATGATGACGGGCCAGCTCGATCCGGACGACGAGGGCCGTATCCCTCTAGCCGATGGGGCGGGCATCGTCGATGCGGTCGGCTCCGATGTCAGCGATTGGGCCGTTGGCGACTGCGTGATGGCGCGCTTCTTCCCTGCTTGGGATGGCGGCCCACATACACCAGCGCGGTGGGTCACCCGGCCCGGACTCAACGTGGATGGACATGCTCGCGTTTTTGAAACGCATCCGGCGTCCTGGTTTGCCCGTCCCCCGGCGGGGTATAGCGCCGCAGAAGCGGCAACCCTGGGCTGTGCTGGGCTAACCGCATGGCGCGCGCTATTTGTTGAAACCCATATTAAGCCAGGCGACTGGGTGCTGACGCAAGGGAGCGGCGGCGTCTCGATCTTTGCATTGCAGTTTGCAGTTGCATGCGGCGCCCGGGTGATTGCGACGTCATCTTCAAACAGCAAGGCGCAAATGTTGCGCGACTTGGGCGCGACGCATGTCTTAAATTATAACGCTCAGCCGGATTGGGGCGCGATTGCCTATTCACTTGCCGACGGTCGCGGATGTGACGCCGTAATAGACGTTGCCGGCGGTACCGAGCTGGCGCAATCTTTTGCCGCAGTGCGCGAAGCTGGCTTCATTGGCCAGATTGGTATCCTGGGTGGATGGAGCGGGGAACTCTCGACTGTGCCCCTAATGCAGAAAAACGCACGGCTCCAGGGTCTTCAGGTCGGCAGTCTCGATCATATCAAGGATATGGTCGCCGGGATCGAGGCAACCGGCATCCGCCCCCTGATCGCTGCTCGATACCCGCTCGATCAGTTGAGTGAGGCGATCACGCGCATGCTTCGCAGGGACTATGTGGGGAAGATCGTAATCGAAATCTAA
- a CDS encoding molybdopterin-containing oxidoreductase family protein, whose translation MAEVLSMCRVCTAICGMVVSLDDEGQVTAVRGDRDHPASRGYNCSIGLQAPALMNDPERLLHPMKRMADGGFQPIDLDTALGEIADRLRAIVEESGPDSVGLFKGTQTYQNATASQMLVDWMAALGSQNYFTTLTIDQSCHAVTKARMGAWNAGKHRLEDSDVALLIGTNPLVSKGGYSLLDYDPSRRLKAARQRGLKLIVIDPRRTETAAQADLFLQPVPGQDPLILAGLIRVILTHGWEDRPFCVDYVDGLDALRAAVDPFDEHRVATQAGISAADLVSAARMFAHDANRGIAIIGTGGSMAPRSNLADHLVETLNGLCGRLLREGEAVLSPGVLSPMRRFTADVIPGDRGWENGPKSSTGHGAIFGQRMSGILADEMLLHGPGRIRALIVNGGNPAVALPDQAKAVAGLKALDLLVAVDPYMTATTMLCDYIIPPKMVYERTDIARPPHMELALSGSQFNQYIPAVASAPPGSQVIDDWHFYWALAKRLGLRLVYAGAELDLDQPPPSTDDLLDIQFRDSRVPLDTLRQFPRGHVFDEHDFVVEARETTHRFAIAPPDIVEELAEVADLIETSVTDVAYPYLLIVRRVRTTYNSVGRTLPETRKRDAQNPLYVHPDDLADLGIERGGRIALTSATGSIGVIVAADPSLRRGSVAMTHCRGLLPDDDYSQHGVSTSQLVSTTTNVEAINAMPAMTAIPVRIDPC comes from the coding sequence ATGGCCGAAGTGCTCTCGATGTGCCGGGTCTGCACTGCCATTTGCGGCATGGTCGTGTCATTGGACGACGAAGGGCAGGTGACAGCCGTCCGGGGTGACCGCGATCATCCAGCGAGCCGCGGTTATAATTGCTCCATCGGTCTTCAAGCGCCCGCACTGATGAACGACCCCGAACGTCTCCTTCATCCGATGAAGCGGATGGCGGACGGCGGCTTCCAGCCGATAGATCTGGACACCGCGCTGGGCGAGATCGCTGACAGGCTCCGCGCGATCGTCGAGGAGTCCGGTCCGGACAGCGTCGGTCTGTTCAAGGGGACGCAAACCTACCAGAACGCAACTGCATCGCAGATGCTTGTCGATTGGATGGCGGCGCTAGGTTCGCAAAATTATTTCACGACGCTGACGATCGACCAGTCGTGTCATGCCGTGACGAAGGCGCGAATGGGTGCCTGGAACGCGGGCAAGCATCGGTTAGAAGATTCAGACGTTGCGCTGCTGATCGGGACCAATCCCCTGGTCTCGAAAGGCGGGTACAGTTTGTTGGACTATGATCCTTCGCGCCGCCTCAAAGCGGCCCGACAGCGTGGTCTCAAGCTGATCGTGATCGATCCTAGACGGACCGAAACCGCCGCCCAGGCTGACCTATTCCTGCAGCCGGTCCCGGGGCAGGACCCCCTTATCCTGGCGGGGCTGATCCGAGTGATCTTGACCCATGGGTGGGAGGATCGTCCATTCTGCGTTGACTATGTGGACGGCCTTGACGCGTTGCGGGCCGCCGTCGATCCATTTGATGAACATCGGGTGGCCACGCAGGCCGGTATCAGCGCGGCCGACCTTGTGAGCGCCGCCCGAATGTTCGCCCATGATGCCAACCGAGGCATCGCGATCATTGGCACTGGTGGTTCGATGGCGCCCCGATCAAATCTCGCCGACCATCTAGTTGAAACGCTCAACGGTTTGTGCGGCCGGTTGCTTCGCGAGGGCGAAGCGGTGCTCAGCCCGGGCGTGCTTTCACCGATGCGCCGCTTTACGGCCGATGTGATTCCAGGTGACCGCGGCTGGGAGAATGGCCCGAAAAGCAGCACGGGTCATGGCGCAATCTTTGGCCAGCGGATGAGCGGCATCCTTGCCGACGAGATGCTGCTGCACGGTCCAGGCCGTATTCGCGCGCTGATCGTCAACGGCGGCAACCCGGCGGTGGCTTTGCCCGACCAGGCGAAGGCTGTCGCGGGTCTGAAGGCGTTGGACCTGTTGGTTGCGGTCGATCCCTATATGACCGCGACGACGATGCTGTGCGATTACATCATCCCGCCGAAGATGGTCTATGAGCGCACCGATATCGCGCGCCCACCGCACATGGAACTCGCGTTGAGCGGTTCGCAGTTTAACCAATATATCCCAGCCGTCGCATCCGCGCCGCCGGGGTCTCAGGTCATTGATGACTGGCATTTCTATTGGGCGCTTGCGAAGCGCCTGGGCCTTCGGCTCGTCTATGCTGGTGCCGAGCTCGATCTCGATCAGCCACCGCCATCGACGGACGACCTGCTCGACATTCAGTTTCGCGATTCACGTGTCCCGCTCGACACGCTGCGGCAGTTTCCGCGCGGACACGTCTTTGACGAGCACGACTTCGTCGTCGAAGCTCGCGAAACGACGCACCGGTTCGCGATCGCGCCGCCTGATATCGTCGAGGAGCTTGCAGAGGTTGCAGACTTGATCGAAACATCCGTGACGGATGTTGCCTATCCATATCTGCTGATCGTTCGGCGCGTTCGAACGACCTATAACAGCGTGGGGCGGACGTTGCCTGAAACACGCAAGCGCGACGCCCAAAATCCGCTTTACGTGCATCCTGACGATCTGGCGGATCTGGGCATTGAGCGCGGCGGCCGGATCGCGCTAACCAGTGCGACCGGCAGCATCGGCGTGATCGTCGCGGCCGACCCCAGTTTGCGGCGCGGAAGCGTCGCCATGACGCACTGCCGCGGACTGCTGCCCGACGACGACTACAGCCAGCATGGCGTATCGACGAGTCAGCTGGTCAGCACTACGACTAACGTTGAAGCAATAAATGCGATGCCTGCGATGACGGCGATACCGGTCCGCATCGATCCCTGCTGA
- a CDS encoding TetR family transcriptional regulator, with translation MPRAAAIAPSGATAGEKKMNSRQVLLNSACALMTERSTIDISLSEIAKHSGLNSALIKYYFGDKQGMLLALVEDILAQSMVRLDQLVDMKMSAADKIRLHVQAIITIYFRYPFINRLFHYLFADPESGKVVATRISKPLARTQRILLEEGIATGEFKAIDPMMFFFIILGACDHIFMGQHIMRIAFDVDKIDDDIRRLYTKTLLELILNGLLRKENG, from the coding sequence ATGCCGAGAGCAGCGGCGATCGCGCCTTCGGGCGCCACGGCTGGCGAAAAAAAAATGAATTCTCGGCAAGTGTTGCTTAATTCGGCTTGTGCGCTGATGACCGAGCGGAGCACCATCGATATCTCGTTGAGCGAGATTGCGAAGCATTCGGGTTTGAACTCCGCGCTGATAAAATACTACTTCGGCGATAAGCAGGGCATGCTGCTTGCTCTGGTCGAGGACATCCTTGCGCAAAGCATGGTGCGGCTTGACCAACTCGTCGATATGAAGATGAGCGCTGCTGACAAAATCCGCCTTCACGTGCAGGCGATCATCACCATTTATTTTCGCTATCCGTTCATCAATCGCCTGTTCCATTATTTGTTCGCCGATCCCGAATCTGGCAAGGTCGTCGCGACAAGGATTTCGAAGCCTCTGGCACGCACACAGCGGATCCTGCTGGAAGAAGGTATCGCGACCGGCGAGTTCAAGGCGATCGACCCAATGATGTTCTTTTTCATCATCTTGGGTGCATGCGACCATATTTTCATGGGTCAGCACATCATGCGCATCGCATTCGATGTCGACAAAATCGACGATGATATCCGGCGTCTGTATACCAAGACATTGCTGGAGCTCATCCTTAACGGCCTGCTGCGCAAGGAAAACGGCTGA
- a CDS encoding TonB-dependent receptor translates to MGMASGRLERLHAALLCSVMMSVSPAAARGSDAAPALQEAGAQEPAEIVVTARQRAETALTVPVAVTAVSGETIERQAASDISSIASLVPGLLVAPAPNPAGGTIALRGIASPSTNGLQDQAVAINIDGIQVSHATVLRTGLIDVASVEVLRGPQALFFGKNSPGGVISLRSADPKREFEASLLAGYEFYARSKYVEGMVSGPIADNVLLRVVTRYADTDGYFKVRGATVPGVSLTPADDRAPGSKEWFTRATLLINPDGPLSVRLKGSYFNSKGTGGGRIGQRIYCRSGVPQALVPIDDCKQDRIVYDGDLVPSQVAAAPQYGNGRPFGDTDQVVVSAEINYKLAPNINVTSLTGYYYLDDIFFSPFSYEPAVRSASLSATNVGQFTQEFRLSTDFGGVFDVFGGAFFQDSNIWTYSQPLFVTFFPRNRLTQDGKTYSAYGQLLVRPISMLELAGGARWTRERKRLAVSANGVPYTNLVRTEVEFDNVSPEATVTWRPTSNLTAYLAYKRGFKSGGFDGGVTPLLPQPPAPPITRDYRPEKAQGWEAGIKGRLPGGARGSLVAYSYRYDDLQVTFFDPTINVQRILNASSARVKGVELDVGVRPRSVPGLEVHGSVYLNDATFIDFQNVCYSGQSIAAGCVGLQQRFAGRRLANAPLWSGSLGGSYEKQLSQSAKLTVGADAFYTDAYNPMQEQAPGARQQQSIRLDLNAELELGNRWSFGVIGRNLTNVFRAYRATSVPLTGSATGTAAAVPADLIGNLNFGREVRVQLKFKY, encoded by the coding sequence ATGGGGATGGCGAGCGGGCGGCTTGAGCGACTACACGCGGCGCTGCTATGCAGCGTCATGATGTCGGTTTCACCGGCAGCTGCCCGAGGAAGCGACGCCGCGCCCGCCCTTCAGGAGGCAGGTGCACAGGAGCCCGCCGAAATCGTCGTGACCGCCCGCCAGCGCGCCGAAACCGCGCTGACAGTGCCGGTGGCGGTGACGGCCGTAAGCGGGGAAACGATCGAGCGTCAGGCTGCCAGCGACATCTCGTCGATCGCCTCGCTGGTGCCAGGGCTGCTCGTCGCGCCTGCCCCGAACCCCGCTGGCGGCACGATCGCGTTGCGCGGTATCGCCAGCCCGTCGACCAACGGCTTGCAGGATCAGGCGGTGGCGATCAACATCGACGGCATTCAGGTCAGCCACGCTACGGTGCTTCGGACGGGTCTGATCGACGTCGCCTCGGTCGAGGTTTTGCGCGGCCCGCAGGCGTTGTTCTTTGGAAAGAACAGCCCGGGTGGCGTGATCTCGCTGCGGTCGGCGGATCCGAAGCGCGAGTTCGAAGCGTCGCTACTGGCCGGCTACGAATTCTACGCCCGCAGCAAATATGTCGAAGGCATGGTCTCGGGTCCAATCGCCGACAACGTCCTGCTTCGGGTCGTAACGCGATACGCCGATACCGACGGCTATTTCAAGGTGCGCGGGGCGACCGTTCCCGGCGTCTCGCTGACGCCTGCGGACGATCGTGCCCCGGGTAGCAAGGAGTGGTTCACCCGCGCGACGCTCCTGATCAACCCGGACGGCCCGCTATCGGTCCGACTCAAGGGGTCCTATTTCAACTCAAAGGGCACTGGCGGCGGCCGCATCGGTCAGCGCATCTACTGCAGATCGGGCGTCCCACAGGCGCTTGTCCCAATCGATGACTGCAAGCAGGATCGCATCGTGTATGATGGCGATCTGGTGCCGAGCCAGGTCGCGGCAGCACCCCAATATGGCAACGGCCGCCCGTTCGGCGACACCGACCAAGTGGTCGTCTCTGCCGAGATCAACTACAAGCTGGCACCCAATATCAACGTCACGTCGCTGACCGGGTATTACTATCTGGACGACATCTTCTTCTCGCCGTTCAGCTATGAGCCGGCTGTTCGCTCAGCCTCGCTCTCGGCCACAAATGTCGGTCAGTTCACGCAGGAATTCCGGCTTTCGACTGATTTCGGCGGCGTTTTCGACGTGTTCGGTGGCGCATTCTTCCAGGACTCCAACATCTGGACGTATAGCCAGCCGCTGTTTGTCACATTCTTCCCCCGCAACCGGCTGACTCAGGATGGCAAAACCTATTCGGCCTACGGTCAACTGCTCGTTCGTCCGATCTCAATGCTAGAGCTTGCAGGCGGGGCCCGCTGGACACGCGAACGCAAGCGGTTGGCGGTTTCAGCGAATGGCGTTCCTTATACCAACCTGGTGCGCACTGAGGTTGAGTTTGACAACGTCTCGCCAGAAGCGACGGTCACATGGCGGCCGACGTCCAACCTGACCGCATATCTGGCTTACAAGCGTGGCTTCAAGTCAGGCGGGTTTGATGGTGGCGTTACGCCGCTGCTACCGCAGCCTCCGGCGCCGCCGATTACCCGAGATTATCGGCCGGAAAAAGCGCAAGGCTGGGAAGCCGGGATCAAGGGACGCCTGCCCGGCGGAGCACGCGGCAGCCTGGTGGCCTATTCCTATCGATATGACGACCTGCAAGTCACGTTCTTCGATCCGACGATCAACGTTCAGCGAATCTTGAATGCCTCGTCGGCACGCGTGAAAGGGGTCGAGCTCGATGTTGGCGTTCGCCCGCGCTCGGTGCCGGGCCTAGAGGTCCATGGTTCGGTTTACCTGAACGATGCCACGTTCATCGACTTTCAGAATGTCTGCTATTCTGGCCAGTCGATCGCAGCCGGCTGTGTGGGGCTGCAGCAGCGTTTCGCTGGACGCCGTCTTGCCAACGCTCCGCTCTGGTCGGGAAGCCTGGGAGGAAGTTACGAGAAGCAATTGTCTCAGTCGGCAAAGTTAACCGTCGGGGCCGACGCATTCTATACCGACGCTTACAACCCAATGCAGGAGCAAGCCCCGGGGGCGCGGCAGCAGCAGTCGATTCGGCTGGACCTTAATGCCGAGCTGGAGCTTGGCAACCGCTGGAGCTTCGGCGTAATCGGCCGCAATCTCACCAACGTGTTCCGAGCGTACCGTGCCACCTCGGTGCCGCTGACCGGATCAGCGACAGGTACCGCGGCGGCGGTTCCTGCCGATCTCATCGGCAACTTGAACTTTGGTCGCGAGGTCAGAGTGCAGCTCAAGTTCAAATATTGA